One part of the Prunus persica cultivar Lovell chromosome G5, Prunus_persica_NCBIv2, whole genome shotgun sequence genome encodes these proteins:
- the LOC18776707 gene encoding SNF1-related protein kinase regulatory subunit gamma-1: protein MGVPATTTMGESESPRSPEAKLGMQVEDLWDVQEPQLSPTEKLNACFESVPVSAFPPAPSNQVIEIKSDTSLAEAVKILSQHKILSAPVVDVDAPEDASWIDRYIGIVEFAGIVVWILHQSEPPSPRTPTSPSSATAIAAAANGLKGLDIAGLELGSDFAATTAGSFFEALTSSEFYKNTQVRDISGSFRWAPFLALQTSNSFLTMLLLLSKYKMKSVPVVDLGDGKIDNVITQSAVIHMLAECAGLQWFESWGTKKLSELGLPMMSADHIVKVYEDEPVLQAFKLMRKKRVGGVPVIEKGGSRAVGNISLRDVQFLLTAPEIYHDYRSITAKNFLTAVEKYLETHHEVYPMLSTMVTCKKDHTIKDLILMLDAEKIHRVYVVDDDGNLEGVITLRDIISRLVHEPRGYFGDFFDGVLPLPENSRV from the exons atgggCGTGCCGGCGACGACGACGATGGGGGAGAGTGAGAGCCCTCGGAGCCCAGAGGCAAAGCTTGGGATGCAAGTAGAGGATTTGTGGGACGTGCAAGAGCCACAGCTAAGTCCAACTGAAAAGCTCAATGCTTGCTTTGAGAGCGTCCCTGTCTCTGCCTTCCCTCCTGCTCCTTCTAATCAAG TGATTGAGATAAAGTCAGACACCAGTTTAGCTGAAGCTGTTAAAATCCTGTCCCAACACAAAATTCTTAGTGCACCAGTGGTGGATGTCGATGCGCCTGAGGATGCTAGCTGGATCGACAGATACATCGGTATCGTTGAGTTTGCCGGGATTGTTGTGTGGATTCTCCATCAG TCAGAACCTCCATCTCCGAGGACGCCAACCAGTCCGTCGAGTGCAACCGCGATTGCCGCAGCAGCTAATGGACTGAAAGGTCTTGATATTGCAGGATTGGAATTGGGCTCTGATTTTGCTGCAACAACTGCAGGAAGTTTCTTTGAGGCTTTGACCTCTTCTGAGTTTTACAAGAACACACAG GTTCGAGATATATCTGGGTCCTTCCGCTGGGCTCCATTTCTTGCTTTGCAAACATCCAATTCCTTTCTCACCATGCTTTTGCTACTTTCCAAGTACAAGATGAAGAGCGTTCCTGTTGTTGATTTGGGTGATGGAAAGATTGATAATGTCATCACACAATCTGCGGTGATTCACATGTTGGCTGAATGTGCCGGACTTCAGTGGTTTGAGAGCTGGGGAACCAAGAAACTATCCGAACTTGGTCTTCCCATGATGAGTGCCGATCACATTGTCAAG GTATATGAGGATGAACCGGTGCTGCAAGCATTTAAGctgatgaggaagaagagggttGGAGGGGTACCTGTGATTGAAAAGGGTGGTAGCAGGGCAGTAGGCAATATAAGCTTAAGAGATGTTCAATTCTTGCTTACTGCACCAGAAATTTACCATGACTACAG ATCGATCACGGCGAAGAACTTCCTGACGGCTGTTGAAAAGTATCTAGAGACGCATCATGAAGTCTACCCGATGTTGAGTACCATGGTTACGTGCAAAAAGGATCACACAATTAAAGACCTAATTCTGATGCTGGACGCCGAGAAGATCCACAGGGTATATGTTGTGGATGATGATGGGAATCTGGAAGGAGTCATTACACTCAGGGACATCATCTCAAGGCTAGTTCATGAGCCCCGTGGCTACTTCGGCGACTTTTTCGATGGTGTTCTGCCGCTCCCCGAAAACAGCAGAGTTTAA
- the LOC18777995 gene encoding uncharacterized protein LOC18777995 produces MEHTLWSHLPLLVRSNSKDSVEYILQALWRTRKTGLDPADRDIIRDMLQLQNESDLDPLFVCLRMLIRRCVYDNIGRDEIQKLFPSEVLPELQRLLTLLLQKFQREWRQDVLKDQGALPRLKTMTWDMANPDAEFADRVAVINLKLLNDSQSRSKESEVKFELGNDTLETMLNSMYSIRDQLSNVGEASNDYLSQDANML; encoded by the exons ATGGAGCACACGCTGTGGAGCCATTTACCGCTATTGGTTAGGTCCAATTCGAAAGATTCGGTTGAGTACATTCTTCAGGCTCTTTGGAGGACCCGGAAAACCGGTCTGGACCCGGCCGACCGAGACATTATCCGAGATATGCTCCAGCTCCAGAACGAATCGGACCTCGACCCG CTTTTTGTATGCCTTCGCATGTTGATTCGCAGATGCGTTTACGATAACATCGGGAGAGATGAGATTCAGAAGCTGTTTCCCAGTGAGGTCTTGCCTGAGTTACAGAGACTGTTGACGCTTTTGTTGCAGAAGTTTCAACGAGAATGGCGGCAAGATGTACTCAAGGACCAG GGTGCTTTGCCACGGTTAAAGACAATGACATGGGACATGGCGAATCCGGATGCAGAATTCGCCGACCGCGTGGCTGTTATCAACTTGAAG CTCCTAAATGATTCACAGTCTCGCTCAAAAGAATCGGAAGTGAAGTTTGAATTAGGTAATGATACTCTAGAAACAATGCTGAATTCCATGTATAGCATAAGAGACCAGTTGTCAAACGTG GGTGAGGCATCAAATGACTATTTATCTCAAGATGCAAATATGTTGTAG
- the LOC18777748 gene encoding exocyst complex component EXO70B1: MTTTTTSIGGGGEDRVLATAQQIVKSLNTPKEVREDMLLIFSSFDNRLSNITDLINGEDSKAENDRFEAAEKVIFRWESNSEAHRNSVPWEESPDESGEYLSAVDEILTLMEGLSVRSDNELVDRAENALQIAMTRLEDEFRHILIRNTVPLDSERLYGSIRRVSLSFASNDGEIDEEFESFGEEDRDAGRFHERGGSLGDTDVDLIHPDAVVELKEIAERMIRSGYEKECIQVYSSVRRDALDECLVILGVEKLSIEEVQKIEWKSLDEKMKKWIQAVKIGVRVLLTGERRLCDQIFEGTDETREICFNETAKGCIMQLLNFGQAVAIGRRSPEKLFRILDMYDAMADVLPDLQQMVTDEYVVIEARGVLDELGDAAKGTFAEFENAVQSEASKKPMLSGEIHPLTRYVMNYVRLLVDYSHTLNSLLDTGEEELQRLQGLPNDDLGIESMSPIGHRLLLLISNLESNLEEKSRVYDDGAMQCVFLMNNILYIVQKVKDSEIRKLLGDQWVRKRRGQVRQYATGYLRAAWSKALSCLKDEGIGGSTSNASKMALKERFKNFNANFEEIYRIQTAWKVPDAQLREELRISISEKVIPAYRSFMGRFGSQLESGRHAGKYIKYTADDLEGYVLDLFEGTPGVLHHLRRKST, encoded by the coding sequence ATGACCACCACGACCACGAGCATAGGTGGCGGCGGCGAGGACCGGGTCCTCGCCACGGCTCAGCAGATCGTCAAGAGCCTCAACACCCCTAAGGAGGTACGCGAGGACATGCTCTTGATCTTCTCCAGCTTCGATAACCGCTTATCCAACATCACCGATTTGATCAACGGCGAGGATTCGAAGGCCGAAAACGACCGATTCGAGGCCGCCGAGAAGGTGATTTTTCGGTGGGAGTCGAATTCCGAAGCTCACAGAAACTCGGTTCCTTGGGAGGAGTCGCCGGATGAGTCTGGCGAGTATTTATCGGCCGTCGATGAGATCCTCACTCTCATGGAGGGGCTTTCGGTCCGGTCCGATAACGAACTCGTGGACCGGGCCGAAAACGCACTCCAAATCGCGATGACCCGGCTCGAGGACGAGTTCCGCCACATTCTGATCCGAAACACAGTCCCGCTCGACTCAGAGCGGCTTTACGGCTCGATCCGCAGGGTCTCACTGTCGTTCGCCTCAAACGACGGAGAAATCGACGAAGAATTCGAGAGTTTCGGCGAGGAGGACCGAGACGCCGGCCGGTTCCACGAGCGCGGCGGCAGCCTCGGCGACACAGACGTGGATTTGATACATCCCGATGCCGTCGTCGAGCTGAAGGAGATCGCCGAGCGTATGATCCGGTCTGGTTACGAAAAGGAGTGTATTCAGGTGTATAGCAGTGTCAGGCGTGACGCTTTGGACGAGTGTTTAGTGATTCTTGGGGTTGAGAAGCTGAGCATTGAGGAGGTTCAGAAGATTGAGTGGAAGTCTTTGgatgagaaaatgaagaagtggATACAAGCTGTGAAAATCGGCGTTAGGGTTTTGCTAACCGGAGAAAGGAGGCTTTGTGATCAGATTTTTGAGGGGACTGATGAGACTAGGGAGATTTGCTTCAATGAGACTGCTAAAGGGTGTATTATGCAGCTGTTGAATTTTGGACAGGCGGTAGCCATTGGTCGAAGGTCGCCGGAGAAGTTGTTTCGGATACTTGACATGTATGATGCCATGGCCGATGTGTTGCCGGACTTGCAGCAAATGGTGACTGATGAATACGTGGTTATTGAGGCCAGGGGAGTGTTGGATGAGCTTGGTGATGCAGCCAAAGGGACCTTTGCAGAGTTTGAGAATGCGGTTCAGAGCGAGGCCAGTAAGAAACCAATGCTAAGCGGTGAGATTCATCCGCTTACTCGGTATGTCATGAACTATGTTAGATTGTTGGTTGATTATAGTCATACTCTCAACTCGCTTTTGGATACTGGTGAAGAAGAGTTACAAAGGTTGCAAGGGTTGCCAAATGATGATTTGGGTATAGAAAGCATGTCCCCGATAGGCCAtaggttgttgttgttgatttcGAATTTGGAATCCAATCTTGAGGAGAAGTCTAGGGTTTATGATGATGGAGCAATGCAGTGTGTGTTTTTGATGAATAACATTCTGTACATAGTGCAGAAGGTGAAGGATTCTGAGATTAGAAAGCTCTTGGGAGATCAATGGGTTCGCAAGCGCCGGGGCCAGGTACGCCAGTATGCTACTGGGTATCTTAGAGCTGCTTGGAGTAAGGCCTTGTCTTGTTTGAAAGATGAAGGAATTGGTGGGAGCACGAGTAATGCTTCAAAGATGGCTTTGAAGGAGAGGTTTAAGAATTTCAAtgcaaattttgaagaaatctATAGGATCCAGACAGCTTGGAAGGTCCCCGATGCTCAACTTCGGGAGGAGCTTCGGATATCTATATCAGAGAAGGTGATTCCGGCTTACAGATCGTTTATGGGGAGGTTTGGGAGTCAGCTAGAGAGTGGAAGGCATGCTGGGAAGTATATAAAGTACACAGCAGATGATTTGGAGGGCTATGTGTTGGATTTGTTTGAGGGGACTCCAGGTGTTCTGCACCATCTGAGAAGAAAAAGTACATAG